TAGAAACTAGAAAATAGAAACTAGAAACTAGAAAATAGAAACTAGAAAATAGAAACTAGAAACTAGAAAATAGAAACTAGAAACTAGAAACTAGAAACTAGAAAATAGAAACTAGAAAATAGAAACTAGAAACTAGAAACTAGAAAATAGAAACTAGAAACTAGAAACTAGGGTGACTATTTCTTGTGTCTAGTCTCTATTAACCAAGGCTTTCACAATCTTTTGCCCAAACTCCTCTGCCGCGCCCGGCCCGTTAGCCGTAATAATATTCCCGTCAACAACTACATCCTGCTCCACAAATTCTGCTCCGCCAGCTTGCAGCTGTTTAATAGAATCATCTTCCAAACTCGCGTGCCAAACCGTGGCTTTCTTGCCCTGCAAAACTCCGGCTTTGGCCAGAATCGTTGGCGCAATGCAAATCGCTCCCAAAATCTTATCCTGGTCAATGGCCTCGCTAGCAATCCGACTAGCCTCAGGATCGCCAACATAATTAACAGCTCCGGCGCCGCCAACAAAAATCACCGCGTCAAAATCAGCGGCTGACACATCCTGTAAAACAACATCCACTTGGGCTGTGCCGCCTAATTTGCCTTGGGCTGGCGAGGCCTCGCTGCTAGCCGTGGTCACTTTAGCACCTGCCCCCTCAAAAATTCCTTTAGGTGTACCATACTCAACATCCTGATAATCATGGTGCGCAATGATTATTAAAATTTTTTTGTTAGTTAAATCAGTCATAGGAGTATATAAATTCCTAATTCACCATTGTGAAAATTCACCTAATTGTCTAATTTCTAATTCACCTAATAAAATTTCTAATTCCTAAATTAAAAATTGTGAATTAGAAATTTTATTAGAAATTAGATGAATTAGAAATTAGAAATTTTAAAGTATATCTTTGATGTCCAATCTAACCTAAAAATTATCCAACCGGCAATGAGAACACAAACCTACTCCCCTTAGCCTTCCCTTCGCTCTCGGCCCAAACCTTGCCGCCATGAGCTTCAATCATCTTTTTAGCGATAAAAAGACCCAGGCCGCTGCCGCTGGTGTACACTCGTTCACCCTCATGCGTTCGCTTGAATTTGCTGAACAATGCCGGGATGTCTCCCTTATTGATGCCAATACCGCTATCAGTGACCGAGAAAAATACCTGGCCTGCTTTTTCATGCACCCGCACAATTACTTGGCCTTGAGCCGTATATTTTAGAGAATTATCAACCAAATTGCTCATCACATCAATGAGCTTATCAATATCAATCCTTAAATCAGAAGTCGCTTTCTTGGGTTTAACAAACTCTAATTTTAAGCCCTTGCCTCGGGCTTCATTTTGAAAATTTTCTACAACTTTCCCAGCCACATCTTCCAGTTGGGCAGTTCGCTTGTCAAGTCTTAACCGGCCCGCTTCAATCCGAGAAACATCTAAAAATTGATTGACCAATCTATTTAAACGTTCCGAACTGGCCAAAACCCGGCCCGTAATCTCTTCCTGTTTGGGATCAAGTTTGCCATAATCTCCTTCTATCATCATTGATAAATAACCCTTGAGCGCTGTCAAGGGGGTGCGCAGTTGGTGAGCCGCAATTGATAAAAACTCGGACTTAGCCTCGTCAAGTTGCTGTAAATGAACATTGGCTTGCTTTAGTTCTTTGGTTTGTTGGTCAACCTTTTGCTGGAGGGTCTTGGTAAAATCCTGAACCTCTTCATAAAGCTTCGCTTTTTCCAAAGCCGCGGCCATTTGCTGGCCCAAAACTTCAAACAACTGAATATCTGCGCTGGAAAACATATCACCGGACATTTTAGGGCCAATAGCTATCACAGCAATTAATCCGCCTTCCATCAGCACCGGCACGCACAAAGCGCAATCAAGATTATCAAGCTCTTTTCTAACGCGCTCTAATTTGTTTTTCTTTTCTTGGCTAGCGGCATCCGCCGCCATCCGAACCAGCTCTTCAGTAACAATAATTTTTGATTTTTCTCTTAGATATTTTATCAAATGATTTTTATTGTCCAAAACAACATTAGTCCGGCCGTTAAGATAACTCTCCGGCTTAAAAAATTTGCCGTTCTTGTCCGCCACCAAAACCAGGCCGTTTTTAATTTTTAATTCTTGATTTAAAACCTGCAAAACCGAATCCAAAAGCTCTTCCAGCTCAATCTCCCGAGCCACGACTTCTGACAAATGCTTTAGCACTTCCTGATAATCTATCCGGTCTTTGTAGAAAAGTTTGTCGGTGTATTTGGCTAAAATTTTCTTGATGGGATCAAGTCCCAGGACAACAATAAAAGCAAAAATCAAAGGCACAAATGCTGAACTAATGCCCAACCTCTCCACCAAGACCTGGCCCAAGGTATACATTAAAAAACCGTAAACCCCGCCCACATAAAGAATGAGCAAAGAGTAAGTGATGGAACGAACGACTAATAATCTGACATCCATTAGCCGATATTTAACTATGGCGTAAGCGATTAAACTTAAGCAAGTTATAACAGGCAAATATCCCCAAGGATAAATCTCTATGCCATAGACCGGAACAAAATCAAGAGCCGCTAAAAATACAATTAAAAAAGCTATAGATATATATTTTCTTTGCTGCCGTTCAAGCGAAGAACCGGCTTTTCCTTTTCTAAATCCCCAATATAAGTTAGCTATGGCATACACTACCGCTATCATCCAAATTGCTAAAAATATTGAATATAAATCTTTATTAACATATGTATAATAACCCCAAAAATATCTCCTTACATCTACGAGTAATAAATCAGTTGCAATGCAAAGGAAAGAAAATATAGCGGCAAAAATATAATAAGGAATTATTAAAGATCTCCCTCTTTTAGTTTTTAAAAAAGTAATTGAAAAGTGATACATTGTTGGCGCTAGAAAAGGTACGCCAACATAAACAATCCTTTGCCAAAAATCAGCTACTTCTCTATCACTGCTAATATAAACAAAAAAATAACCAATCTGCCAGACAAAAGCGCTGATGTTCATAAAAAAATAACTTATATTAGTTTCAGATCTCGTATTTCTGATTAATACAAAAATAGCCAAAAACAATAGGAAAAGCGCGGCTATTAAGAGTGGGATTGCGTAGGGATTAAAATAAAAAATTGACATACCTCCTGGGTTTTATAGATAATTATTGTTCTTAAACCAAGTTACTGCTGATTTAAGCGACTCTTTGATAGAAACTTGCGGTGGCCCAAATTCTTGATGAGTTTTTTTGCAATCGCAATAAACCTTATTTTTCATGGTTCTAACACCTTCTTTAGTAAATACCGGCGAAGTTTTAGTAATATGTCTAGCGAAAAGCTCTGACAAATCAGCATAGATTAAAGCAAGGCCGGCCGGAATCTTAACTATTGGTAATTCAGTATCTGATATCTTGGCTAAAATTTTGAAAAAATCCAGTAATGATAAATTCTCATTGCCTAAAATATATCTTTGCCCAACCCGGCCCTTTTCTAGAGCATCAACATGCCACCGAGCAACATCGTGGACATCCACAAAATTTCCTCCGCCTTCAAAATAAGCAAATATCTTTCCTTTTAAAAAATTAAGGATTAAATCCCCTGATGGCGTGGGTCTGGCGTCACCAGGACCTACTACTATAGTAGGATTTACTATAACTATGGGCAACTTATATGAATGATAAAATTTTAAGGCTTCTTGTTCAGCCAAATATTTAGACTTAGTATAATCATGTTTTATCTCTTTTAAATCCCAATAAGAGTTTTCATCTGATTGAGCCTTATTCTCGGGGGGCGAAACAGTAGCAACAGTGCTGGTGTATACTATTTTTTTTATGTTCAATTTCAAAGCAGTTTCCAAAATATTCCTAGTGCCTTTTAAATTTGCTTGGTAAATAGAATCTTTCTGCGGCAGCCAAAGGGAATAAAGAGCGGCTGAATGGATAATAAAGTCACACCCTTGAGCCGCTTTTTCAACTGAAGCCTTATCAGTTATATCACCATAGCAAATATTTATATTAAATTTTTTCAAACTTTCTAAATTACTGGTTCTCCTAACAAAAACCCTAACCTCATATTTTCTAGTTAATAACTCTTGAAGTATTTTTGAACCAATGAATCCAGTGGCTCCGGTTAAAAAGACTGGCATAAGGGTCTTGTTTTAATTATAACCTGCCAAATTGTTAAAATTATTTACCGCATTCGCAGATTCGGATTACGGCTTTATTATACCATAAAATTGAGAGAAAAGAAAAAACCAAGAGAGATTCTTGGTCTGATTAGATAACCAATAAATCAATATAGGAACTTATTAAAAACCCTTATACTCCTAGCATCCAATTAATGTTCATATTGCCGATAATCAGGGCAAATCTGTCATTTAATACGAACATTTTTCAATGGCTCTCTTGGATAATACCACTTCCTTCGGTGAATATCCGTTTATCACATATTCGCTGACAAGTTGGGCGCCTTGACAAC
The window above is part of the Patescibacteria group bacterium genome. Proteins encoded here:
- a CDS encoding DJ-1/PfpI family protein; amino-acid sequence: MTDLTNKKILIIIAHHDYQDVEYGTPKGIFEGAGAKVTTASSEASPAQGKLGGTAQVDVVLQDVSAADFDAVIFVGGAGAVNYVGDPEASRIASEAIDQDKILGAICIAPTILAKAGVLQGKKATVWHASLEDDSIKQLQAGGAEFVEQDVVVDGNIITANGPGAAEEFGQKIVKALVNRD
- a CDS encoding NAD-dependent epimerase/dehydratase family protein gives rise to the protein MPVFLTGATGFIGSKILQELLTRKYEVRVFVRRTSNLESLKKFNINICYGDITDKASVEKAAQGCDFIIHSAALYSLWLPQKDSIYQANLKGTRNILETALKLNIKKIVYTSTVATVSPPENKAQSDENSYWDLKEIKHDYTKSKYLAEQEALKFYHSYKLPIVIVNPTIVVGPGDARPTPSGDLILNFLKGKIFAYFEGGGNFVDVHDVARWHVDALEKGRVGQRYILGNENLSLLDFFKILAKISDTELPIVKIPAGLALIYADLSELFARHITKTSPVFTKEGVRTMKNKVYCDCKKTHQEFGPPQVSIKESLKSAVTWFKNNNYL
- a CDS encoding GAF domain-containing protein, producing the protein MSIFYFNPYAIPLLIAALFLLFLAIFVLIRNTRSETNISYFFMNISAFVWQIGYFFVYISSDREVADFWQRIVYVGVPFLAPTMYHFSITFLKTKRGRSLIIPYYIFAAIFSFLCIATDLLLVDVRRYFWGYYTYVNKDLYSIFLAIWMIAVVYAIANLYWGFRKGKAGSSLERQQRKYISIAFLIVFLAALDFVPVYGIEIYPWGYLPVITCLSLIAYAIVKYRLMDVRLLVVRSITYSLLILYVGGVYGFLMYTLGQVLVERLGISSAFVPLIFAFIVVLGLDPIKKILAKYTDKLFYKDRIDYQEVLKHLSEVVAREIELEELLDSVLQVLNQELKIKNGLVLVADKNGKFFKPESYLNGRTNVVLDNKNHLIKYLREKSKIIVTEELVRMAADAASQEKKNKLERVRKELDNLDCALCVPVLMEGGLIAVIAIGPKMSGDMFSSADIQLFEVLGQQMAAALEKAKLYEEVQDFTKTLQQKVDQQTKELKQANVHLQQLDEAKSEFLSIAAHQLRTPLTALKGYLSMMIEGDYGKLDPKQEEITGRVLASSERLNRLVNQFLDVSRIEAGRLRLDKRTAQLEDVAGKVVENFQNEARGKGLKLEFVKPKKATSDLRIDIDKLIDVMSNLVDNSLKYTAQGQVIVRVHEKAGQVFFSVTDSGIGINKGDIPALFSKFKRTHEGERVYTSGSGLGLFIAKKMIEAHGGKVWAESEGKAKGSRFVFSLPVG